In Aliarcobacter faecis, a genomic segment contains:
- a CDS encoding PLP-dependent transferase, whose amino-acid sequence MKNSLETTLCHPTSFAPFKDVTGSSHFPIYNTATFDLKKQSSENGEKIYDYTRSDNPTRESLENLFAYAENGAGCVCTHTGIASVNLLFETVLKANSTILVEADCYGGTNRLLKIYKEKYNIEVIKADFHDFSMLEHILKTSSVDLTLCESPTNPGLKIIDLEKVANLCKKYNSLFAVDNSLATFISQKPLDLGADFSLFSTTKYISGHGSVIAGAIVAKTKENSDKLHYYSNAHGHNQNPLDVHLISLGIPSLKIRAKASSKNSIKLAKFLQKQDFITKVTHPALKSHENRKLAKKQMKIIPGVFCADFKTVELAEKFIENSKIFGEKCSFGSPDSRVEIPSKISHASFSKEELKAIGISDSTVRFAIGFEDFEDLKRDLLQAIK is encoded by the coding sequence ACAGGTTCATCACATTTTCCTATTTATAACACTGCAACTTTTGACTTAAAAAAACAAAGTAGTGAAAATGGTGAAAAGATTTATGATTATACAAGGAGTGATAATCCAACAAGAGAAAGCTTAGAAAATCTCTTTGCCTATGCTGAAAATGGAGCTGGTTGTGTATGTACACATACAGGAATTGCTAGTGTAAATCTACTTTTTGAAACAGTTTTAAAAGCAAACTCTACAATTTTAGTAGAAGCTGATTGCTATGGTGGAACAAATAGACTTTTAAAAATCTATAAAGAGAAATATAATATTGAAGTAATAAAAGCAGATTTTCACGATTTTTCAATGCTTGAACATATTTTAAAAACTTCTAGTGTAGATTTAACTCTTTGCGAAAGCCCAACAAATCCAGGATTAAAAATAATTGATTTAGAAAAAGTTGCAAATCTTTGTAAAAAATATAATTCACTTTTTGCAGTTGATAACTCACTTGCTACTTTTATAAGCCAAAAACCTCTTGATTTAGGAGCTGATTTTTCACTATTTTCAACTACAAAATATATAAGTGGGCATGGAAGTGTAATTGCTGGAGCAATTGTTGCAAAAACTAAAGAGAACTCAGATAAACTTCACTACTACTCAAATGCTCATGGACACAATCAAAATCCACTTGATGTTCATCTAATATCTTTAGGAATTCCTAGTTTAAAAATAAGAGCAAAAGCAAGTAGTAAAAACTCTATTAAATTAGCAAAATTTTTACAAAAGCAAGATTTTATTACAAAAGTAACTCATCCTGCTTTAAAATCACACGAAAATAGAAAATTAGCAAAAAAACAGATGAAAATAATTCCTGGAGTTTTTTGTGCTGATTTTAAAACTGTTGAATTAGCAGAAAAATTTATAGAAAATAGCAAAATATTTGGAGAAAAATGCTCTTTTGGAAGTCCTGATAGTAGAGTCGAAATTCCTTCAAAAATCTCTCATGCTAGTTTTTCTAAAGAGGAGCTAAAAGCTATTGGAATAAGTGATAGTACAGTACGATTTGCTATTGGTTTTGAAGACTTTGAAGATTTAAAAAGAGATTTATTACAAGCGATAAAATGA